DNA sequence from the Leptospirillum ferrooxidans C2-3 genome:
TTGCGGGAGAAAGGAAAGAGGCGGAATCAGACCAAATTCGGGATGTTCCCAGCGAATAAGCGCTTCAAGCCCCACAACCTTCCCAAGTCGCATATTCACCTTGGGCTGGTAATAGAGATGGAACTCCCCCCCGTCAAGAGCCTGGTAGATCCGTTCGACACTCTGGTTGACATGCCATCTTTTCCCTTCGGAGTCATTGGAATCTTCGGAAATAAACCATTCGGGAGAAGGAAGGTCGAACGTTTCAGGAGGTTGACTGGGGGGCAGAGAGGGAAGAAGCAACTTGGAAGGAGAAATGTTTTCTCTCAGGTCCGCCACCGCATCGAGAAGGAATCGGACATCCCCCGGAGAAATCCATCCGGAAAGGGACAAACTTTTTTCTATGCGGACTAGCCGGTCCTGAACCGTCATCATCAATCGTTTCCGATAAGGTTAAAGGGTCTTTTTCCGGTCCATAAAAAGCCAAAAGCCGTTACTTCCGATAGCCCGAACGAATCATCGACGACCAATCATCTGAATGATTTGGGAATTTATAGCAATTTTCATACCATTTTATAGATAGAGAGAGTTTATTCAGAATATCCCTAACCCCTGACCCTGAAAGGGGGAACGGATGGATTTCCTCCATGACTTTTTGGTCAATAATGTGTAAAGAAAAACGTCAATCCATTTATCAGGTGTAAAAAATCCGGACGGTTCATGGAAAAAAAAGAATTGGAACAACAACAGGAATTTGCTTCTTTTTTGTCTTCATGAAACGATGGGTGGCAAATTGAAGAAAAAGATCAAAGACTGACGATAGGAAACAAAAGGTGCCATTGCCGGACAGTACCATTCCCCCAGAACCCATCATGGCCAGACGCCAGGTCCGATGGGCCATCATGGCATCATTTCTTTTTGCCCTTTCCACCCCTCCGGCCAAGGTGCTGTCTTCGGAACAGACACCCTTTCTCCTTTGCGGCCTGTTTTACCTTGGTTCCATTTTTGGCATTATCCCCTCGATCCTTTCGACCCCACGGGAGAACGGGGCGGGTGGGTGGAGAAAGCTTTTATTGCCGGAAAAACCAAAACAAAAAGAGATCGGAATTGCCATTTTATCTGTCCTGATCGGAGGCGGAGCCGCTCCCATCCTTTTGATCTGGGGACTCAAGCATTATCCGGCATCACTGGGAAGTCTCCTGATGAATGCCGAAGGCATTGTGACCGTTCTGCTGGCCTGGCTTATTTTTCGAGAACCCCTGAACATGAGACTCTCCATTGGGGCCATTCTGGGAGCCGCTGGATGCGCGATTGCCTCCGATAGCGAAGGGAGCCACGGATTTTCCGGTGCCATTCCCTTTTTTCTCGCGGCTGGCCTGTGGGCGCTGGACAGCAACCTCCTCCGATTTTTATCCGGGTGGAGTCCTGTCACGATCACCCTCTGGAAAGGATTGGGCTCTTCTTTCCTTCTGCTTCCACTCGGTCTCTTTCTTCCCCATCCCCCCATGACGATATCCATCATGGGGGAAGCACTGCTGACAGGAGGACTTGGCTATGGTCTGAGCCTGATTCTCTTCATCCGTTCCATCAGGGCCATAGGTGTTTCGGCAACCGGCGCCTGGTTTTCGATCTCTCCCTTTCTGGGTGCCTTTTTATCGATTCTCTTTTTGAAAGAGCCCGTTACCAGAACATTCTATGAGGCTTCTGTCATCCTTTTCGTCGCTGTCCTGTTCCTAAACGGACCAATGTCCCCCAAAACATCCTCGGACATTCCTAGACATACCGGGTAAACGCGGTCAGCGCAGCATCAAGTTCGGGATGGTCCTTTCTGTAACGGGAAAGAGGTATCCCCTGGCTGATGGCATCCCATGCCTGACGAATCGATTTTCCACCCGCCCGGGCTCCGTCGGGGTGACCACAGACCCCTCCACCGCACAGATAGGCAAAATCCGGTCCAAAAAGATCATAGTGGACCTTCATGGTACCCGCATGCATACCTCCGCCGACCGCAATCAGGCTTTCCTTGCGGGTTCCCAAGGGAGTTTTCACTGCATCCATGACCTCCAAAAGCTCGGAACGGGTTGCCTTGAGCGTTCCCTTGAGGGCGGGATAGAGCACAATATCGGCCCCGGCAAGACGCATGAATTTGGACCATGCGCGGACACTCATTCCGTTTTTCTGCCAAAGCCACCCACTCATGGCCATATGGGCCATGATCGGGAAGCGCTCCATCCGGGCAAGCTCCTCCAGCATGGGAAATCCGGAAGCCGCCGGAGACAGCATGGCCAGATCACAGCCCATATTCGCTCCCCGGGAAAATCGGTCCACCATCTTCATCGGGGTGTCTACCGGATGCATCATCACATTCTTGGGCTCACCCGTTTCTTTTTCCGCCCGTCTTGCTGCAGCGACAGCGGCCTCAAATCGGGCCGTCCAGTTTTTGTCGGACTCCTGAAGAAGCTCATCGCTTTTGATCGCATCCATTCCACCAACAAGGCTTTCATAGGCGATATGGGCGTACTCCTCCGGAGTGAGTCCCTGGGATGGCTTGATAACCGTGATAAACAACGGACGGTCAAGATTTCCCCTGCGCTTTTTGATTCCAGACAAACCAAAGGCCGGGCCCGGGAGACGGTCCGCCAGAGCCTTTGGCAGGTCAAAATCCAGAAGCTCTATGGATTTCAGGATCTTGAGGCAGCTGATCTCTCCGGCAATCGACAGGAGAAGGCCATAGACGGTGCTGATATTCGCGGAAGGCACATCAATGGTGATAATCCCCCGTGATCCGACCTTCTTGATCGTATCCACAGTCGCCATGAATCCCCCCGTCTTGCTGTTCTCATAGCGGGTTTTTTTCACACCGACACTCATTTCTCTCGCAATCAGGGC
Encoded proteins:
- a CDS encoding DMT family transporter, with protein sequence MPLPDSTIPPEPIMARRQVRWAIMASFLFALSTPPAKVLSSEQTPFLLCGLFYLGSIFGIIPSILSTPRENGAGGWRKLLLPEKPKQKEIGIAILSVLIGGGAAPILLIWGLKHYPASLGSLLMNAEGIVTVLLAWLIFREPLNMRLSIGAILGAAGCAIASDSEGSHGFSGAIPFFLAAGLWALDSNLLRFLSGWSPVTITLWKGLGSSFLLLPLGLFLPHPPMTISIMGEALLTGGLGYGLSLILFIRSIRAIGVSATGAWFSISPFLGAFLSILFLKEPVTRTFYEASVILFVAVLFLNGPMSPKTSSDIPRHTG
- a CDS encoding RuBisCO large subunit C-terminal-like domain-containing protein produces the protein MSEMIRATYAIASNDLPRAAALIAREMSVGVKKTRYENSKTGGFMATVDTIKKVGSRGIITIDVPSANISTVYGLLLSIAGEISCLKILKSIELLDFDLPKALADRLPGPAFGLSGIKKRRGNLDRPLFITVIKPSQGLTPEEYAHIAYESLVGGMDAIKSDELLQESDKNWTARFEAAVAAARRAEKETGEPKNVMMHPVDTPMKMVDRFSRGANMGCDLAMLSPAASGFPMLEELARMERFPIMAHMAMSGWLWQKNGMSVRAWSKFMRLAGADIVLYPALKGTLKATRSELLEVMDAVKTPLGTRKESLIAVGGGMHAGTMKVHYDLFGPDFAYLCGGGVCGHPDGARAGGKSIRQAWDAISQGIPLSRYRKDHPELDAALTAFTRYV